The following are encoded together in the Malaya genurostris strain Urasoe2022 chromosome 3, Malgen_1.1, whole genome shotgun sequence genome:
- the LOC131436906 gene encoding nuclear speckle splicing regulatory protein 1 — translation MSKQYGLIDPKINKGKIAKKLAVFDSESDSDSQDQKRTINAELGESQKRQIRVVQERALAEDPTIYQYDELYDEMDNKRKEAKTDKSKEDRKPKYINKLLETAEKRKKDLERRIERQVQKEREAEGEMYKDKESFVTSAYRTKLEEMKKADEEEKREEYLESIADVTKQSDLGGFYRHIYSQKIGETGSKKEVNDDEKNQCDTGNVEETKDQPQISDENTEQNFIKDKQVGTCHSRRYRKRHSDEEGNLDDEKNDLSKKVHLQSNLDADSDFSIDSHSNSSENEDSDDDNHNEKVNEKETESAEMTPTKKDHNETKQPSNGVEVDQSNIPNESAGIKSEVCNETKTELKERKLKIDIWKKRTVGAVFDSALQRYYERKASRESG, via the exons ATGTCGAAACA GTATGGATTAATTGATCCAAAGATTAACAAGGGGAAGATAGCGAAAAAGCTTGCTGTGTTCGACAGTGAATCTGATTCGGATTCTCAAGACCAAAAACGGACGATAAATGCAGAACTCGGTGAAAGTCAAAAACGCCAAATCAGAGTCGTCCAAGAGAGAGCACTTGCCGAAGATCCAACGATATATCAGTATGATGAGTTGTACGACGAAATGGATAATAAACGAAAAGAAGCAAAAACCGATAAATCAAAAGAGGATCGAAAGCCGAAATATATTAACAAATTGCTCGAAACTGCTGAGAAACGTAAAAAGGATCTTGAGAGACGTATCGAACGCCAGGTACAGAAAGAGCGCGAGGCGGAAGGCGAAATGTACAAAGATAAGGAATCATTTGTTACTTCTGCCTATCGGACAAAGCTGGAGGAGATGAAAAAAGCAGATGAAGAGGAGAAACGCGAAGAGTATCTAGAGAGCATTGCGGACGTTACAAAACAAAGTGATTTGGGGGGATTTTACCGACATATTTATTCACAGAAAATTGGTGAAACTGGTTCAAAAAAAGAAGTTAACGATGATGAGAAGAACCAATGTGATACTGGTAATGTTGAGGAAACAAAGGATCAACCTCAAATATCAGATGAGAATACtgaacaaaattttattaaagatAAACAGGTTGGTACTTGCCATTCAAGGCGATATCGCAAGCGGCATTCAGATGAGGAAGGAAATCTTGACGACGAAAAAAATGATttatcaaaaaaagttcatttacaGTCTAATTTGGACGCTGATTCAGATTTCAGTATTGATTCTCACAGCAACAGTAGCGAGAATGAGGACAGCGACGACGATAATCATAATGAAAAAGTCAACGAAAAGGAGACCGAAAGCGCTGAAATGACACCGACGAAAAAAGACCACAATGAAACCAAGCAACCTTCAAATGGAGTAGAGGTAGATCAGTCCAATATTCCGAATGAATCTGCCGGTATTAAATCTGAAGTTTGCAACGAAACGAAAACAGAATTGAAGGAAAGGAAACTCAAAATTGATATTTGGAAAAAACGAACAGTTGGAGCTGTTTTTGATTCAGCTTTGCAACGGTATTACGAACGAAAGGCATCTCGAGAGTCGGGTTAA